From Novipirellula galeiformis, the proteins below share one genomic window:
- a CDS encoding sugar phosphate isomerase/epimerase family protein — protein sequence METWPIGVFASVDAGLGVGWNVISELKVPTIQLHAPHPGNRTAATAESLKAQLEKLGVRCTAVFGGFEGESYADIPTVVKTIGLVPAETRQSRLEEMFEISDFAKNLGCDTIALHLGFVPEEPSDDGYAEIVEVTRKLCDYCSKNGQYLHLETGQETADGLIEFIHQVQRENLKINFDPANMILYGSGEPIEALKKVAKHVRSIHCKDGTWSDQPGKTWGAEVPLGQGAVNFREYLKTLKEIGYTGPLTIEREIPQDPVRQKQEIGHAIELLTSLKAELLG from the coding sequence ATGGAAACTTGGCCTATTGGTGTGTTCGCGTCGGTCGATGCGGGGCTTGGAGTCGGCTGGAACGTCATTTCCGAACTAAAGGTTCCTACGATCCAGTTGCACGCTCCACACCCTGGAAACCGAACCGCAGCGACAGCGGAGTCCTTAAAGGCTCAATTGGAGAAGCTTGGCGTGCGTTGCACCGCCGTGTTCGGTGGATTTGAGGGCGAGAGCTACGCGGACATTCCTACGGTGGTAAAAACGATCGGTTTGGTCCCCGCAGAAACGCGACAAAGCCGACTCGAAGAGATGTTTGAGATCTCCGATTTCGCCAAGAACCTCGGTTGTGACACCATCGCACTTCATCTCGGTTTTGTCCCCGAAGAGCCTTCCGACGACGGTTATGCCGAGATTGTGGAAGTGACGCGAAAACTGTGCGATTATTGCAGCAAAAACGGACAATACCTGCACCTCGAAACGGGGCAAGAAACGGCCGATGGATTGATCGAATTCATTCATCAAGTGCAACGTGAAAACTTGAAAATCAATTTCGACCCCGCCAACATGATCCTGTACGGTAGCGGTGAGCCAATCGAAGCGCTGAAGAAGGTCGCCAAGCACGTTCGCAGCATCCACTGTAAAGATGGAACCTGGAGTGATCAGCCTGGCAAGACTTGGGGAGCCGAGGTGCCGTTGGGGCAGGGAGCGGTGAATTTCCGCGAGTATTTGAAAACGCTCAAGGAAATTGGCTACACCGGCCCGTTGACGATTGAGCGTGAGATTCCGCAAGATCCAGTGCGTCAAAAGCAAGAAATCGGTCACGCAATCGAGCTTTTGACTTCGCTAAAAGCGGAATTGCTAGGCTAA
- a CDS encoding DUF2141 domain-containing protein, which translates to MQELDDAKLDDSLPNSQPESLWAQNHGNVLLVFLAGLIVAGSGMLLYRQSRSVAPGFPNARRIAELNSSEMRNVSSDMVLFKVAGATDDEGAIVLAIYDSEASFADLSQANWSQEITVSNGQASWTLPFVDLPEKFAVVAFHDKNGDREFNRNTSEQVGYSRLEPNDNEIIEPNFQQSLISRPPAGGETIQIQLRTNS; encoded by the coding sequence ATGCAAGAACTCGACGACGCGAAGCTTGACGATTCTCTTCCTAATTCCCAACCTGAGAGTTTGTGGGCTCAGAATCACGGTAACGTGCTACTTGTCTTTTTAGCCGGATTGATCGTGGCCGGGTCGGGCATGCTGCTGTACCGCCAATCACGGTCTGTCGCTCCCGGCTTTCCGAATGCAAGAAGAATTGCGGAATTGAATTCCTCGGAGATGCGAAATGTTTCAAGCGACATGGTTTTATTCAAAGTAGCAGGAGCCACTGATGACGAAGGCGCAATCGTGCTGGCGATCTACGATTCCGAAGCTTCGTTTGCGGATCTATCCCAAGCGAACTGGAGCCAGGAAATCACAGTCAGCAACGGACAAGCGAGCTGGACGCTCCCCTTTGTCGATTTACCCGAGAAGTTTGCCGTTGTGGCATTCCACGATAAAAACGGCGATCGTGAATTCAATCGCAATACATCGGAACAGGTGGGTTATTCGAGGCTGGAACCGAACGACAACGAGATCATCGAGCCCAATTTTCAGCAGTCGTTAATCTCGCGACCACCGGCAGGAGGCGAGACGATTCAGATTCAATTGCGGACCAATAGCTGA
- a CDS encoding EF-hand domain-containing protein, protein MLGRFDTNKNGVLDPEEQQGPAQFILGRVQQVDSSVVPGKPIPIDKIAKAFEKMREQREGGDGDDRGRSRGGSDRGGDSSAEAWTAELLVPGFGVETDPVPLLGFGAASELMSVQISEKDKQEAEETLRRYDRDRNGQLSKDELSRGRFGGTPLDFDRNGDAQLSVNELAVRYARRREVNETQEAERKREEARNRNRDGKKEVKEVDLYHGRKSYRATTTRPLPEGTPGFFSDKDRNGDGQVEMAEFATEWSDEVLAEFFKSDLNRDGVITGAEARQAVELGSQMSPVAETASSGSTAASSSTASLAKVSGEQPSEKLIKTAERIISRYDKNSDQALTASEWSPMLMSPAAADLNRDGRVTVLEYASWMQSRSKQ, encoded by the coding sequence ATGCTAGGTCGCTTTGATACAAACAAAAATGGCGTGCTCGATCCGGAGGAGCAACAGGGGCCTGCCCAATTCATTCTTGGCCGCGTCCAGCAAGTCGACAGCAGTGTCGTTCCAGGAAAGCCGATCCCCATCGACAAGATCGCTAAGGCGTTTGAGAAGATGCGTGAACAACGTGAAGGGGGAGACGGGGACGACCGCGGAAGAAGCCGCGGTGGCAGCGATCGGGGCGGCGATAGTAGCGCTGAAGCCTGGACCGCTGAACTTCTCGTCCCTGGTTTCGGAGTCGAAACTGATCCCGTGCCTCTGTTGGGGTTTGGGGCGGCATCGGAATTGATGTCGGTTCAAATTAGTGAGAAGGACAAACAGGAAGCCGAAGAAACGCTGCGGCGATACGATCGTGATCGCAATGGTCAGTTATCAAAGGATGAATTGTCGCGAGGGCGATTCGGTGGAACCCCGCTCGATTTTGATCGCAATGGCGATGCCCAACTCTCGGTGAACGAATTGGCGGTCCGCTACGCACGGCGACGTGAGGTCAATGAGACTCAAGAAGCGGAACGCAAACGCGAGGAAGCCCGTAATCGCAATCGTGATGGCAAGAAAGAAGTGAAGGAGGTTGACCTCTATCATGGACGTAAATCGTATCGAGCCACCACAACGCGACCGCTACCCGAAGGCACTCCCGGTTTCTTCAGCGATAAAGACCGTAACGGCGATGGCCAAGTTGAAATGGCCGAGTTCGCAACGGAATGGTCTGATGAGGTGCTGGCTGAATTTTTCAAATCGGATTTGAATCGCGATGGGGTGATCACCGGCGCGGAAGCTCGACAAGCCGTTGAGCTTGGTAGCCAAATGAGTCCGGTTGCGGAAACCGCTTCCTCGGGTTCTACCGCCGCCTCGTCGTCCACCGCATCCCTTGCGAAGGTTTCGGGTGAACAGCCCAGTGAAAAGTTAATCAAAACCGCTGAGCGAATTATCTCGCGTTATGACAAGAACAGCGACCAAGCTTTAACGGCATCGGAGTGGTCACCGATGTTGATGAGTCCCGCCGCAGCAGATCTCAACCGAGATGGCCGCGTGACCGTGTTGGAATACGCTTCTTGGATGCAATCGCGGTCCAAGCAATAG
- a CDS encoding prolipoprotein diacylglyceryl transferase — protein MRRTLFLIPHEIAGLPIFGFGWVLILMVIALLFRVVQVKRSGGSVGGFMATEGLMWALFAAAVAIVLPSVELKNVAGEPVGMAIRGYGVMLLLGVLSAVGLAMVRAKRRGIDPDAILNMAPWVFIGGIAGARLFYVVQYRDHFLTDSLAETIRRMLTFTEGGLVVYGAFICGSLAGAYYISRHRLPLLKLGDAIVPCMFLGLFFGRIGCLMNGCCYGGQCENYWAALQFPPGSPVYQDQATRGDLLGLRFDPTSGNVTRISRGGLAEQAGIELGSVVEQIRMDDGYQEAFTKSLPREQAPLGVIAMIDGKIHRWSPDQLPQRAIPVQPAQLISSISAIVLCLLLCAASYVVRRDGLVMLLGFASYAVLRFVLEIVRVDEQGQFGTDLSISQWVSIAVLTGSLAGMIALYRRTNDAEQASLGESGG, from the coding sequence ATGCGCCGTACACTTTTTTTGATTCCTCACGAAATCGCTGGACTGCCAATTTTTGGCTTCGGCTGGGTGCTGATTCTGATGGTCATTGCCCTCCTGTTTCGAGTCGTGCAGGTCAAACGCAGTGGCGGTTCGGTGGGCGGATTCATGGCAACCGAAGGGCTGATGTGGGCTTTATTCGCCGCCGCAGTCGCAATTGTGTTGCCAAGCGTTGAACTTAAAAATGTGGCGGGCGAGCCTGTTGGGATGGCGATCCGAGGTTACGGCGTGATGTTGTTGCTCGGGGTGCTTTCCGCGGTGGGCTTGGCCATGGTTCGCGCCAAGCGACGTGGGATCGATCCCGATGCGATTTTGAATATGGCCCCCTGGGTGTTTATCGGGGGAATCGCCGGGGCTCGGTTATTCTACGTGGTTCAGTATCGCGACCACTTTTTGACCGACTCTCTGGCCGAGACGATCCGCCGCATGTTGACGTTTACCGAAGGGGGACTTGTCGTTTATGGCGCTTTCATATGCGGCTCCTTGGCGGGTGCCTACTACATTTCACGTCATCGCTTGCCGCTGTTAAAACTGGGGGATGCCATCGTTCCTTGTATGTTTCTCGGTTTGTTTTTTGGCCGCATCGGCTGTTTGATGAACGGATGCTGTTACGGCGGCCAATGCGAGAATTACTGGGCCGCGTTACAGTTTCCGCCAGGCAGTCCCGTTTATCAGGACCAGGCGACGCGAGGTGATCTGCTGGGGCTGCGATTTGATCCCACCTCGGGCAACGTCACCCGAATCTCACGTGGAGGACTCGCGGAGCAAGCGGGTATCGAACTGGGCAGCGTCGTTGAGCAAATTCGGATGGACGATGGCTACCAAGAGGCATTCACGAAAAGTCTGCCTCGCGAACAAGCACCGCTGGGCGTGATCGCCATGATCGATGGCAAGATTCACCGTTGGTCCCCCGACCAATTACCTCAACGCGCGATTCCGGTTCAACCGGCCCAATTGATTAGTAGTATCTCGGCAATCGTTTTGTGCCTGCTTCTCTGTGCGGCGTCTTATGTGGTGCGGCGTGACGGATTGGTGATGTTGCTGGGCTTTGCATCCTATGCGGTGCTACGGTTTGTGCTGGAAATCGTTCGCGTCGACGAGCAGGGGCAATTTGGTACCGATTTATCGATCTCTCAATGGGTTAGCATTGCAGTCTTGACCGGCTCACTTGCCGGAATGATTGCGTTGTATCGCCGAACGAACGATGCGGAACAAGCTTCGCTCGGCGAATCGGGTGGATGA
- a CDS encoding methyltransferase domain-containing protein produces MTFDRVRNSVWIDDPSLDAAEYQRARISMARWNRFTGIADGLYRQIARYQIAHRGRRPLRVLDVSTGNGDLAVRWAVQAARHRCDLHITSVDPNAHSIAEQQRLAKQSQVEVQSVQLDCIASPLPCGFDVVVCSMLMHRLDEAQAFRLLQSIQFSAQQAVIVCDLNRSRLNHALVKLASRLCTRSHVYRHDAVAGIQAAFSEQEISRIAQSALARPIQLRPLFPCHFLLVADETVDPVVASAFA; encoded by the coding sequence ATGACTTTCGATCGAGTACGCAATTCGGTTTGGATCGATGATCCATCGCTAGACGCCGCTGAATATCAGCGAGCGAGAATCAGTATGGCGAGGTGGAATCGTTTTACGGGGATCGCCGATGGGCTCTATCGCCAAATCGCCCGCTACCAAATCGCTCATCGAGGGCGACGCCCGTTGAGGGTGTTGGATGTCTCCACCGGCAATGGAGATCTCGCGGTCCGTTGGGCGGTCCAGGCGGCTCGTCATCGTTGCGATCTTCACATCACCTCCGTCGATCCCAACGCTCACTCCATCGCCGAGCAACAACGTTTGGCGAAACAGTCGCAGGTCGAGGTGCAAAGTGTTCAACTCGATTGCATTGCCTCGCCGCTGCCCTGCGGTTTTGATGTCGTCGTATGCTCGATGCTCATGCACCGCTTGGACGAAGCACAGGCGTTCCGTTTGTTGCAATCGATACAGTTTTCGGCGCAGCAGGCGGTGATCGTCTGTGATTTAAATCGCAGTCGTTTAAATCATGCCTTGGTGAAGTTGGCTTCGCGTCTATGCACCCGTTCGCACGTCTATCGGCACGATGCGGTGGCCGGGATTCAAGCCGCGTTTAGCGAGCAAGAGATTTCTAGAATCGCGCAAAGTGCGCTGGCCCGCCCGATTCAGTTGCGTCCGCTGTTCCCATGCCATTTCCTATTGGTTGCCGACGAAACGGTCGATCCGGTCGTGGCGTCCGCTTTTGCTTGA
- the rfbB gene encoding dTDP-glucose 4,6-dehydratase, with protein MKILVTGGCGFIGTNLVRHLLADTHHDVVNLDKLTYAGNPHSLADVANSPRYSFVQADLADPVVVGEVMECVEPDAVMHLAAESHVDRSIDGPSEFIQTNVVGTFNLLDSSLRLFNRLSPERRDAFRFLHVSTDEVYGSLGDTGLFTETTRYDPHSPYSATKAASDHLARAWKSTYGLPVLVTNCSNNYGPYHFPEKLIPLMIIKCLNEQPLPVYGEGLNVRDWLYVEDHARALVTVLTRGTPGETYNIGGNSERRNIDLVHAIVGILDAIRPRANGTSYAELITHVEDRPGHDFRYAIDSSKIQTELGWKPQRTLEERLRETVQWYLEHQTWWQDILNGKYQLQRLGGGAS; from the coding sequence ATGAAAATCCTTGTAACTGGCGGATGTGGTTTTATCGGAACCAATCTCGTTCGTCATCTGTTGGCCGATACCCATCACGACGTCGTTAATTTGGATAAATTGACTTACGCCGGGAATCCCCACTCCCTCGCCGATGTCGCGAATTCGCCACGCTATTCGTTCGTCCAAGCCGATTTGGCAGACCCCGTCGTGGTGGGTGAGGTGATGGAGTGTGTCGAGCCCGATGCGGTCATGCACTTGGCTGCGGAATCGCACGTGGACCGTTCGATCGATGGGCCCTCGGAATTCATCCAAACCAACGTCGTGGGCACCTTCAATCTGCTCGATTCCAGCCTGAGGCTTTTCAACCGTTTGTCACCCGAGCGGCGTGACGCGTTTCGCTTCCTGCACGTCTCCACAGATGAGGTCTATGGTTCGCTTGGCGATACCGGATTGTTTACCGAGACAACTCGCTACGATCCTCACTCGCCTTATTCGGCGACCAAGGCGGCTTCCGATCACTTGGCTCGCGCTTGGAAGTCGACCTATGGGTTACCGGTTCTCGTTACGAATTGCTCGAATAACTACGGTCCTTATCATTTTCCGGAGAAGCTGATTCCGTTGATGATTATCAAGTGCTTGAATGAGCAACCTCTGCCCGTTTACGGCGAAGGGTTGAACGTGCGTGATTGGTTGTACGTGGAGGATCATGCGCGTGCCTTGGTGACCGTGCTGACTCGAGGAACTCCTGGCGAAACCTACAATATCGGTGGTAACAGCGAACGACGAAACATTGATCTCGTGCATGCCATTGTCGGAATTCTCGATGCCATCCGGCCGCGGGCAAATGGAACCAGCTACGCCGAGCTGATCACCCATGTCGAAGATCGCCCGGGGCATGACTTTCGCTATGCCATCGACTCAAGCAAGATCCAGACTGAATTGGGATGGAAACCGCAACGCACGCTGGAAGAGCGGTTGCGAGAAACCGTCCAGTGGTACTTGGAGCACCAAACATGGTGGCAAGATATTCTGAACGGCAAGTATCAATTGCAGCGGCTTGGTGGCGGCGCAAGTTAG